The following proteins are encoded in a genomic region of Porphyrobacter sp. CACIAM 03H1:
- a CDS encoding zinc-dependent alcohol dehydrogenase family protein: protein MMRAWEIGPRNIGSRGIGGLRLAERAAPDPGPGEVLVRVIAAGLNYRDLMVLRGQYGTGVPDTRVPLSDGVGEVIALGECVTGLKPGDRVIAPHFLGWRDDAAYSPAVFAQDMGVSADGWLAERIVLPAAAALKVPEGVGDQTAASLAVVGATVWHAMVAFGGAGAGSLVLVQGTGGVSIFALLLAKALGASFAITSSSDDKLARARAMGADYAINYKARPDWSAALLEATGGRGADVVVDTLGFSALGETIAACATNARIGTLGALAGSPQDVAGASQGALIGKNIAIKGIASGSRAMLEAALAVVAERGIAIPVDHEFAFADAPAAFACLDSGSHFGKIVIRT from the coding sequence ATGATGCGCGCATGGGAGATCGGGCCGCGCAACATCGGCAGCCGGGGTATCGGCGGGTTGCGGCTCGCCGAGCGTGCCGCGCCCGATCCGGGGCCGGGCGAGGTGCTGGTGCGGGTCATCGCCGCAGGGCTCAACTACCGCGATCTGATGGTGCTGCGGGGGCAATACGGAACGGGTGTGCCCGACACCCGCGTTCCCCTGTCAGATGGCGTCGGAGAGGTGATCGCTCTGGGCGAGTGCGTGACCGGCCTCAAGCCGGGCGACCGGGTGATCGCGCCGCATTTCCTCGGCTGGCGCGACGATGCGGCCTATTCCCCCGCGGTGTTCGCGCAGGACATGGGCGTGAGCGCGGATGGCTGGCTGGCCGAACGGATCGTGCTCCCTGCGGCTGCGGCGCTCAAAGTGCCGGAGGGGGTCGGGGACCAGACCGCCGCGAGCCTCGCCGTGGTCGGCGCGACGGTGTGGCACGCGATGGTTGCCTTCGGCGGGGCGGGTGCGGGGAGCCTCGTGCTGGTGCAGGGCACAGGGGGGGTCTCGATCTTCGCGCTGCTTCTGGCCAAAGCCCTCGGGGCAAGTTTCGCGATCACCTCGTCGAGCGACGACAAGCTCGCGCGCGCACGGGCCATGGGCGCCGATTACGCGATCAACTACAAGGCCCGGCCCGACTGGAGCGCGGCGCTGCTGGAAGCGACAGGCGGGCGCGGAGCGGACGTGGTGGTCGACACGCTGGGATTCTCCGCGCTGGGAGAGACCATCGCCGCCTGCGCGACCAATGCGCGGATCGGAACGCTCGGCGCGCTCGCGGGATCGCCGCAGGATGTCGCCGGCGCGAGCCAAGGCGCGCTGATCGGCAAGAACATCGCCATCAAGGGCATCGCCAGCGGCAGCCGCGCGATGCTCGAAGCCGCGCTGGCGGTGGTTGCCGAGCGGGGGATAGCGATCCCCGTCGATCACGAATTCGCCTTTGCCGATGCGCCCGCAGCCTTTGCCTGCCTCGACAGCGGCAGCCACTTCGGCAAGATCGTGATCCGGACCTAG
- a CDS encoding aldehyde dehydrogenase family protein has translation MKARNPRTGEADFAFAESTRAQIAAEAARLRAVQPAWESLGPEGRAAVMMRLADAVEASAGSIIAALSVDTGRQAIAAIEVQGFIANIRRWAKRGPELFAGFERGPKPSLTPGIELVTNYSAVPLFGAIAPWNFPVVLSHIDAVPALMAGSATLVKPSEVTPRFVEPMRAVLARVPDLPLAYVMGGADVGQALIEEVDYVCFTGSTVTGRKVAEAAARRLIPANLELGGKDPMIVTAGADPVWAARVALRASIVATGQACQSIERIYVARAIAEPFLAALVAGAQGVRLTHPDPASGHLGPFIFPDQADKVQAQIDAAVAEGARVLAGGTVERLEGGAYLRPTVLVDVTPAMAVMREETFGPVLPVTVFDTIDEAIALANDSDYGLSAAVLAGSLEEASAIAPLLDAGAVSLQDGALTSMVGDATNLSRKGSGLGPSRMGDSGLTRFLREQALIRQTGTPLTIDAYAERGNA, from the coding sequence ATGAAGGCGCGCAATCCCCGCACCGGCGAGGCGGATTTCGCCTTTGCCGAAAGCACACGCGCGCAGATCGCCGCCGAAGCCGCGCGGCTGCGCGCGGTGCAGCCCGCATGGGAATCCCTCGGTCCGGAAGGGCGCGCAGCGGTCATGATGCGTCTCGCCGATGCCGTCGAAGCGTCGGCAGGGAGCATCATTGCTGCCCTGTCGGTCGACACCGGACGACAGGCGATAGCGGCGATCGAGGTGCAGGGGTTCATCGCCAACATCCGCCGCTGGGCGAAACGCGGGCCCGAGTTGTTCGCCGGGTTCGAGCGCGGCCCCAAGCCGTCGCTGACGCCCGGGATAGAGCTGGTCACGAATTACAGCGCCGTCCCGCTGTTCGGGGCGATCGCGCCGTGGAACTTTCCGGTGGTGCTGAGCCATATCGACGCGGTGCCCGCGCTGATGGCGGGATCGGCCACGCTGGTGAAGCCGTCCGAAGTCACCCCCCGCTTCGTCGAACCGATGCGCGCGGTGCTGGCCCGGGTGCCGGACCTTCCGCTTGCCTATGTCATGGGCGGGGCGGACGTGGGACAGGCGCTGATCGAGGAGGTCGACTACGTCTGCTTCACCGGCTCGACCGTGACCGGCCGCAAGGTCGCCGAGGCCGCCGCGCGGCGATTGATCCCGGCCAATCTCGAGCTGGGCGGCAAGGATCCGATGATCGTCACCGCCGGTGCCGACCCGGTATGGGCCGCGCGCGTGGCCTTGCGCGCCTCGATCGTCGCCACCGGACAGGCGTGCCAGTCGATCGAGCGCATCTATGTCGCGCGTGCCATTGCCGAGCCCTTCCTCGCCGCGCTCGTCGCGGGAGCGCAAGGTGTGCGTCTCACGCATCCCGATCCGGCGAGCGGACACCTTGGCCCCTTCATCTTCCCCGACCAGGCCGACAAAGTGCAGGCGCAGATCGACGCCGCCGTCGCCGAGGGTGCCCGGGTGCTGGCAGGCGGCACGGTCGAGCGGCTGGAGGGCGGGGCCTATCTGCGCCCGACCGTGCTGGTCGATGTCACGCCGGCAATGGCGGTGATGCGCGAGGAGACCTTCGGCCCCGTGTTGCCGGTGACGGTGTTCGACACGATCGACGAGGCGATCGCGCTCGCCAATGACAGCGACTACGGCCTGTCGGCGGCGGTGCTGGCGGGCTCCCTCGAAGAGGCATCCGCGATTGCCCCGCTGCTCGATGCCGGCGCGGTGTCGCTGCAGGACGGGGCGCTGACCAGCATGGTCGGCGATGCCACCAACCTTTCGCGCAAGGGTTCGGGTCTCGGGCCGAGCCGGATGGGCGACAGCGGGCTGACGCGCTTCCTGCGCGAACAGGCGCTTATCCGCCAGACCGGCACGCCCTTGACGATCGATGCCTATGCCGAAAGGGGCAATGCATGA
- a CDS encoding VOC family protein encodes MRLTAARVLAAASLAVAAALLPSPAAAADAPAPPAAVRFEVAPWTEAVVSVADLDASAAWLLADGGWRERMRGAVSRGELDYWGLPKTVSGAFLLVCAPAAETGCIRYVRFDNAEGQRPIRLAARPWDTGGIFSIMLRSENVPALFDAAIARGWWAESPPYAFRFGGSDLVNVVVRGPHGVNYALYQRDAPPFESFPVGRLSQAFNAMRMVRDQPAALAFYRDRLGFGVLFDAPFTDPEPRANNFSVPANLATTLVRRAAVAQPVLPGETGRVEMMQFEGFAGRDLSQFAVPPNWGIISLRYPVTDLEGYRTFLAGNSVAPAYAATAVAITGIGSADIFAVRDPDGNLTEFYRAR; translated from the coding sequence ATGCGTCTGACCGCTGCTCGTGTCCTCGCCGCTGCCTCGCTCGCCGTGGCGGCGGCGCTCCTCCCCAGCCCTGCCGCCGCCGCCGACGCGCCCGCGCCGCCGGCGGCGGTCCGTTTCGAGGTTGCGCCCTGGACCGAGGCGGTGGTGAGCGTTGCCGATCTCGACGCGAGCGCGGCATGGCTTCTCGCTGACGGTGGCTGGCGCGAGAGGATGCGCGGCGCCGTCTCGCGCGGCGAACTCGATTACTGGGGGCTGCCGAAGACCGTCTCGGGCGCCTTCCTTCTCGTGTGCGCCCCGGCGGCCGAAACCGGATGCATCCGCTATGTCCGCTTCGACAATGCCGAAGGACAGCGCCCCATCCGCCTCGCTGCACGCCCGTGGGACACGGGTGGCATTTTCTCCATCATGCTGCGCAGCGAGAACGTCCCCGCGCTGTTCGATGCGGCGATAGCGCGCGGTTGGTGGGCGGAAAGCCCGCCCTATGCCTTCCGCTTCGGCGGCTCGGATCTCGTCAATGTCGTGGTTCGCGGGCCCCACGGGGTCAATTACGCGCTCTACCAGCGCGATGCCCCGCCCTTCGAGAGCTTTCCGGTGGGCCGATTGAGCCAAGCCTTCAATGCCATGCGCATGGTGAGGGACCAGCCCGCCGCGCTGGCTTTCTACCGCGACCGACTGGGGTTCGGGGTGCTGTTTGATGCGCCCTTCACCGATCCCGAACCGCGCGCCAACAATTTCTCGGTGCCTGCCAACCTCGCCACCACCCTGGTCCGCCGCGCAGCGGTCGCTCAACCGGTGCTGCCGGGCGAGACAGGCCGGGTCGAGATGATGCAGTTCGAGGGCTTTGCCGGGCGCGACCTCTCGCAGTTCGCAGTGCCGCCCAACTGGGGCATCATCTCGCTGCGCTATCCGGTCACCGATCTCGAGGGATACCGCACCTTCCTGGCAGGCAATTCGGTCGCGCCGGCCTACGCCGCCACTGCGGTTGCGATCACCGGGATCGGCAGTGCCGATATCTTCGCGGTCCGCGACCCCGACGGCAATCTGACGGAATTCTACCGTGCCCGCTGA
- a CDS encoding alpha/beta fold hydrolase, producing the protein MPADVAVPASRDFVLVHGAWHGGWCWDPVRERIEAARHRVHAPTLPGLAERASELDADISLAGHIADLARYITDRDLSDIVLAGHSYGGMVITGVADRLKDRIAHILYLDAALPRDGESMITYGAPRPPEAIAATEAGLRRLAPDGIAMAAFPPAMLGIPEDHPLHDWVAERLTPHPLRTWLDPIRLEHGGADGIPRTYVHCTDPAMAQTQFPYIAQMAASDPTWSYAELATGHEAMLTAPDDVARLLLDTLPRLSHLPPAHPASHVQEHM; encoded by the coding sequence GTGCCCGCTGACGTCGCCGTCCCGGCTTCTCGTGATTTCGTGCTGGTGCACGGCGCATGGCACGGCGGGTGGTGCTGGGATCCGGTGCGCGAACGGATCGAGGCGGCGAGGCACCGCGTCCACGCCCCTACCCTGCCGGGCCTTGCCGAACGGGCGAGCGAGCTCGATGCGGACATATCGCTGGCCGGTCACATCGCCGATCTGGCGCGATACATCACCGACCGCGATCTGTCGGACATCGTGCTGGCGGGCCATTCCTATGGCGGAATGGTGATCACCGGCGTGGCCGACCGGCTCAAGGACAGGATCGCCCACATTCTCTACCTCGACGCCGCCCTGCCCCGCGACGGCGAGAGCATGATCACCTATGGCGCGCCGCGGCCGCCCGAGGCGATTGCCGCCACCGAGGCCGGTCTGCGCCGCCTCGCGCCCGACGGTATCGCGATGGCCGCCTTTCCTCCGGCAATGCTCGGCATTCCGGAGGATCATCCGCTGCACGACTGGGTGGCCGAACGTCTCACTCCGCACCCGCTCAGGACGTGGCTCGACCCGATCCGGCTCGAGCACGGCGGCGCCGACGGCATCCCGCGCACCTATGTGCATTGCACCGATCCGGCGATGGCGCAGACGCAGTTCCCCTACATCGCGCAGATGGCCGCGTCCGACCCGACCTGGTCCTATGCCGAACTGGCGACAGGGCACGAGGCGATGCTGACCGCGCCGGACGACGTGGCGCGCCTGCTGCTGGACACGCTGCCGCGCCTCAGTCACCTTCCGCCAGCCCACCCCGCCAGTCATGTACAGGAGCACATGTGA
- a CDS encoding polysaccharide deacetylase family protein — MSTLPESYTQYPLRREGYDHDLYEWSNMHARPPLRWPQGSVAVWVCVSLEWFPIILGGPFAAPGHMVTAYPDYRHYTARDYGNRVGAWRFLEAFEKAGVKASFATNAAIAERYPELVAGLSAGGHEVIAHSTDMNGTVDSTLDPDAERALVADAMERIERASGVRPTGWLSIARQQSFATPGILRDQGLTYCCDWVNDELPYRFANGLINLPLNHELSDRQIITVQQKSADSWAESLRDAFDWLAREAAEQGAGRMLPIHITPYIMGLPYRIGALEGLLADLAARPEAWFARGDEIVAAWEAQT; from the coding sequence CTATGACCATGATCTCTACGAATGGTCGAACATGCACGCCCGCCCGCCGCTGCGCTGGCCGCAAGGGTCGGTCGCGGTGTGGGTCTGCGTCAGCCTCGAATGGTTCCCGATCATCCTCGGCGGCCCTTTCGCCGCGCCGGGGCACATGGTCACGGCCTATCCCGACTACCGCCACTACACCGCCCGCGATTACGGCAACCGGGTCGGGGCGTGGCGCTTCCTCGAGGCGTTCGAAAAGGCCGGGGTAAAGGCGAGCTTTGCCACCAATGCCGCGATTGCGGAACGCTATCCCGAACTCGTCGCGGGGTTGTCGGCAGGTGGTCACGAGGTCATTGCCCATTCGACCGACATGAACGGGACGGTGGATTCCACCCTCGATCCCGACGCGGAGCGCGCCCTGGTGGCCGATGCGATGGAGCGGATCGAGCGCGCCAGCGGGGTGCGCCCGACGGGGTGGCTCTCGATCGCGCGCCAGCAGAGCTTCGCGACGCCCGGCATCCTCAGGGATCAGGGGCTAACCTATTGCTGCGACTGGGTTAATGACGAGCTGCCCTATCGCTTCGCCAATGGTCTCATCAACCTCCCGCTCAACCACGAGCTGTCCGACCGCCAGATCATCACCGTCCAGCAGAAGAGCGCCGACAGCTGGGCCGAGAGCTTGCGCGACGCCTTCGACTGGCTGGCCCGGGAGGCGGCGGAACAGGGGGCGGGGCGGATGCTGCCGATCCATATAACGCCGTATATCATGGGCTTGCCTTACCGCATCGGCGCGCTCGAAGGCCTGCTCGCCGATCTTGCCGCGCGGCCCGAGGCGTGGTTCGCGCGTGGGGACGAGATCGTTGCCGCGTGGGAGGCGCAGACATGA
- a CDS encoding MFS transporter: MSPDPTRTEPEIAEERGEFAKGWKVLLAGVLGVMCGASPIPYNIIGFTVGPLREEFGWSQTEAVVPITLFGVIASVLAPVFGWMADRFGVRPVALWSLLAFALSFAAVALTPTGDPRAALYIYYSLWAVIGLMGIGSTPVTWSRAINLWFYKNRGLALGILLLGTSLAAMIVPRFAVEVIEAQGWRAMFAAVALLPLAALAVAFFLFREPRPEERPRAIESASGRLTGVTLGKAMTDYRFWIIWLSIACIATAFGGAFINLPTMLALRGVDAKTAASVMGILGIGIFAGRLITGALLDRFWQGFVAFPLLCLPAASGWILLGDSITFPLAALAGFLLGFAAGAESDLIAYLTGRYFGMANYGRIYGMLYMPFGLGSAASPVIYAQAFDRTGSYDPVLRLAIGAFVVGGALLLLLGRYPQTLPEAEGEDEPAPAGLEPA; this comes from the coding sequence GTGAGCCCCGACCCGACAAGGACCGAACCCGAGATCGCAGAGGAGCGCGGCGAATTCGCCAAGGGCTGGAAAGTCCTGCTGGCCGGCGTGCTGGGGGTGATGTGCGGCGCCTCGCCGATCCCCTACAACATCATCGGTTTCACGGTCGGCCCCCTTCGCGAGGAATTCGGCTGGAGCCAGACCGAGGCCGTCGTGCCGATCACCCTGTTCGGTGTGATCGCCAGCGTGCTCGCCCCGGTGTTCGGCTGGATGGCCGACCGCTTCGGCGTGCGCCCCGTGGCCCTGTGGTCGCTGCTTGCCTTTGCGCTGTCCTTCGCCGCAGTGGCGCTCACGCCAACGGGCGATCCGCGCGCGGCGCTCTACATCTATTACAGCCTGTGGGCGGTGATCGGGCTGATGGGGATCGGTTCGACCCCGGTGACATGGAGCCGCGCGATCAACCTGTGGTTCTACAAGAACCGCGGTCTTGCCCTCGGGATCCTGCTGCTCGGCACAAGCCTTGCCGCAATGATCGTGCCGCGCTTTGCCGTCGAGGTGATCGAGGCTCAGGGCTGGCGCGCGATGTTCGCCGCCGTGGCGCTCTTGCCGCTGGCGGCGCTTGCGGTCGCCTTCTTCCTGTTCCGCGAACCCCGTCCCGAGGAGCGCCCGCGCGCGATCGAGAGCGCCAGCGGGCGGCTCACCGGCGTGACGCTCGGCAAGGCGATGACCGACTACCGGTTCTGGATCATCTGGCTTTCGATCGCCTGCATCGCGACCGCTTTCGGGGGGGCCTTCATCAACTTGCCGACGATGCTTGCGCTGCGCGGAGTCGATGCCAAGACCGCCGCGAGCGTTATGGGCATCCTCGGCATCGGCATCTTCGCCGGACGGCTCATCACCGGCGCGCTGCTCGACCGCTTCTGGCAAGGCTTTGTCGCCTTCCCGCTGCTGTGCCTTCCGGCCGCCTCGGGGTGGATATTGCTGGGGGATTCGATCACTTTCCCGCTCGCCGCGCTGGCGGGGTTCCTGCTCGGCTTCGCCGCCGGCGCGGAGAGCGACCTCATCGCCTATCTGACGGGCCGCTATTTCGGCATGGCCAATTACGGGCGGATCTACGGGATGCTCTACATGCCCTTCGGGCTGGGGTCTGCCGCCTCGCCCGTCATCTACGCGCAGGCGTTCGACCGGACCGGGAGCTATGATCCGGTGCTGAGACTTGCGATCGGGGCTTTCGTGGTCGGGGGCGCCTTGCTGCTGCTGCTGGGCCGCTATCCGCAGACCCTTCCCGAGGCCGAGGGAGAGGACGAGCCTGCTCCGGCAGGGCTGGAGCCGGCCTGA
- a CDS encoding FAD-binding oxidoreductase has translation MASLAKDNPLAAVTAAVSAATLLTDDAALSLYSHDVLTCGARPLAVFRPSSVAELAAGISAATAAGIAIVPRGGGMSYTGGYLYDGGPFLLVDTEALDAIIAIDETDMVVTVEAGISWDKLHRALAPRGLRVMAWGTLSGIRATVGGGMSQNGIFWGARAGSVVDSAVSFDVVLADGTIVTTGSAFFRPYGPDLTSLFAADCGAFGVKARVRLKLVREASAFAYGSFSFPAHDALLRAMSAIARAELASESFAFDPFLQAQRMKRDSLVKDARQLGNMLKAEARSGGIFKAMKEGAKVALAGRSFLDGVPFSLHCIAEGRHQGAVEADMRAIEAIVREHGGSVVENSIPKVLRANPFPPPNSMLGPGGERWVPVHGFLPHSRLVEAWERLQRLWDENAEEMARLKVETGALIAATGRSSCLIEPVFFWPGEHNPLHVHAVEADHLARLPKLADSPEATALVDRLKGEVIAIFQGLGAIHLQIARTYPLRERHDPAGWEILRALKRQVDPKGLMNPGALGLGGDAAD, from the coding sequence ATGGCGAGCCTCGCAAAGGACAATCCGCTTGCCGCGGTCACGGCAGCGGTCAGTGCCGCCACGCTGCTGACCGACGATGCGGCGCTTTCACTCTACAGCCACGACGTGCTGACCTGCGGCGCGCGCCCGCTGGCGGTGTTCCGCCCCTCGAGCGTCGCGGAACTCGCCGCCGGGATAAGCGCGGCGACGGCGGCCGGCATCGCCATCGTCCCGCGCGGCGGCGGCATGAGCTACACCGGCGGCTATCTCTATGATGGCGGGCCGTTCCTGCTGGTCGACACCGAGGCGCTCGACGCGATCATCGCCATCGACGAGACCGACATGGTCGTCACCGTCGAGGCGGGGATAAGCTGGGACAAGCTCCACCGCGCGCTCGCGCCCCGCGGCCTGCGCGTGATGGCATGGGGCACACTCTCCGGCATCCGCGCGACCGTGGGCGGCGGGATGAGCCAGAACGGCATCTTCTGGGGCGCGCGTGCCGGCAGCGTGGTCGACAGCGCCGTGAGCTTCGACGTGGTGCTGGCCGACGGGACGATCGTCACGACCGGTTCCGCGTTCTTCCGCCCCTATGGCCCCGACCTCACCAGCCTGTTCGCGGCCGATTGCGGTGCCTTCGGCGTTAAGGCGCGGGTGCGGCTGAAGCTCGTGCGCGAAGCCTCTGCCTTCGCCTACGGCTCCTTCAGCTTCCCGGCGCATGACGCGCTGCTGCGCGCGATGAGCGCCATCGCCCGGGCGGAACTCGCATCGGAGAGCTTTGCGTTCGATCCGTTCCTGCAAGCCCAGAGGATGAAGCGCGACTCGCTGGTCAAGGACGCCAGGCAGCTCGGCAACATGCTCAAGGCAGAGGCGAGGTCGGGCGGGATCTTCAAGGCGATGAAAGAAGGCGCGAAGGTTGCGCTCGCCGGACGCTCGTTTCTCGACGGGGTCCCCTTCAGCCTGCACTGCATCGCCGAGGGGCGCCACCAAGGCGCTGTCGAGGCCGACATGCGTGCGATCGAGGCGATCGTGCGCGAGCATGGCGGCAGTGTGGTGGAGAACTCGATCCCCAAGGTCCTGCGGGCCAACCCCTTCCCCCCGCCCAATTCGATGCTCGGTCCGGGGGGCGAACGCTGGGTGCCGGTGCACGGGTTCCTGCCCCACTCCCGGCTCGTGGAGGCATGGGAGCGGTTGCAGAGACTGTGGGACGAAAACGCCGAGGAGATGGCACGGCTCAAGGTCGAAACGGGCGCGCTGATCGCGGCGACGGGGCGCTCGTCTTGCCTCATCGAGCCGGTGTTCTTCTGGCCGGGCGAGCACAATCCGCTCCACGTCCATGCGGTTGAGGCCGATCATCTCGCGCGCCTGCCGAAACTCGCCGACAGCCCCGAGGCGACAGCGCTGGTCGACCGGCTCAAGGGCGAGGTGATTGCGATCTTCCAGGGTCTCGGGGCGATCCACCTGCAGATCGCGCGGACCTACCCGCTGCGCGAGCGCCACGATCCGGCCGGGTGGGAGATCCTGCGCGCGCTCAAGCGGCAGGTGGACCCCAAAGGCCTGATGAACCCGGGCGCGCTCGGGCTGGGCGGCGATGCCGCTGATTGA
- a CDS encoding nitrilase-related carbon-nitrogen hydrolase → MTQTASYSAMAMQLTARSLERLPDIAAARAAILAHIAELENQIRTSAIFVAQYAGKPVKLVVLPEYLFTSYPGRISIPDFAARVGFAADGPEYEALGGVAQRLGVFLAGNAYETDAAFPDFYFQTSFIIAPSGAVVLRYRRLLSMFAPSPHDVWEAYLDKYGLEGVFPVARTDIGNLACIASEEILYPEIARALALRGAEVFCHSSSEIGSPLATHKDIAKQARAFENLAYVVSANTAGISGTAMPLASADGNSQVVDWKGRVIAQSGEGETFTAFAAIDLPGLREARRTPAMTNYLARQRPALFAQSFAAAAEPFRGPDSMMEGGKPAVPDRDHFQRAQAEVIERLAKAGVI, encoded by the coding sequence GTGACCCAGACCGCCTCTTATTCCGCAATGGCGATGCAACTGACCGCGCGCTCGCTCGAGCGGCTGCCTGACATTGCAGCAGCGCGCGCGGCGATCCTCGCGCACATCGCCGAACTCGAAAACCAGATCCGCACCAGCGCGATCTTCGTCGCGCAGTATGCGGGCAAGCCGGTCAAGCTCGTGGTGCTGCCGGAGTATCTCTTCACGTCCTATCCGGGACGCATCTCCATCCCCGATTTCGCCGCGCGCGTGGGTTTCGCGGCCGACGGGCCCGAGTACGAGGCGCTTGGCGGCGTGGCCCAGAGGCTGGGGGTGTTTCTCGCCGGCAACGCCTACGAGACCGACGCGGCGTTTCCGGACTTCTACTTCCAGACCAGCTTCATCATCGCCCCTTCGGGAGCGGTTGTCCTGCGTTACCGGCGGCTGCTTTCGATGTTCGCCCCCTCCCCGCACGATGTGTGGGAAGCCTATCTCGACAAATACGGGCTCGAAGGCGTCTTTCCCGTCGCGCGGACCGACATCGGCAATCTCGCCTGCATCGCCAGCGAGGAAATCCTCTACCCGGAAATCGCCCGCGCGCTGGCGCTGCGCGGAGCGGAGGTGTTCTGCCATTCTTCCTCGGAAATCGGCTCGCCGCTCGCGACCCACAAGGACATCGCCAAGCAGGCCCGCGCGTTCGAGAACCTCGCCTATGTCGTCTCGGCCAATACGGCGGGAATTTCGGGCACGGCGATGCCGCTGGCGAGTGCCGATGGGAACAGCCAGGTGGTCGACTGGAAGGGCCGGGTGATCGCCCAGTCGGGCGAAGGCGAGACCTTCACCGCCTTTGCCGCCATCGACCTTCCCGGCCTGCGCGAGGCGCGCCGCACGCCGGCGATGACGAACTACCTCGCCCGCCAGCGCCCGGCGCTGTTCGCCCAGAGCTTTGCCGCTGCGGCCGAACCCTTCCGCGGCCCTGACAGCATGATGGAGGGCGGCAAGCCCGCCGTTCCCGACCGCGACCACTTTCAACGCGCGCAGGCCGAAGTGATCGAACGGCTCGCCAAAGCAGGAGTGATCTGA